A region from the Branchiostoma floridae strain S238N-H82 chromosome 9, Bfl_VNyyK, whole genome shotgun sequence genome encodes:
- the LOC118422403 gene encoding suppressor of cytokine signaling 2-like: MVDSTLRDPGTSYEVQRQGAEDRPAKMRSRLPPNAKARSTEFDLQRIMKTLNLLEASGWYWGSLPGGKAKALLRSKQDGTFLVRDSENSAHLFSLSVKTPRGPTSVRIHYTEDGKFRLDSDKKSDTPEFDCVVKLVNYYMEETIAGRDKHFWLEPSGRREVPVKLCRPLKGQIPALQHLCRTAIHRHTADGEAHKLPLPTPLKRFLLDYPYKV; the protein is encoded by the coding sequence ATGGTCGATTCTACCTTACGGGATCCCGGGACGAGTTACGAGGTTCAGCGGCAGGGAGCTGAGGACAGGCCGGCCAAGATGAGGTCCCGCCTGCCTCCCAACGCCAAGGCTCGCAGCACCGAGTTCGACCTTCAACGTATCATGAAGACTTTGAACTTGCTAGAGGCGAGCGGATGGTACTGGGGGTCTTTACCGGGAGGGAAGGCTAAAGCCCTACTTCGCTCTAAACAGGACGGGACGTTTCTGGTCCGGGACAGCGAGAACTCTGCTCATCTCTTCAGCCTGAGTGTAAAAACTCCTCGGGGACCGACCAGTGTCAGGATACACTACACCGAGGACGGGAAATTCAGACTAGACTCGGATAAAAAATCTGACACGCCAGAATTCGACTGCGTGGTGAAATTAGTGAACTACTACATGGAAGAGACGATAGCGGGACGAGACAAACATTTCTGGCTAGAGCCGAGCGGAAGGAGAGAGGTTCCGGTCAAACTTTGCCGCCCCTTGAAGGGGCAGATCCCCGCGTTGCAGCATCTGTGCCGTACGGCTATCCACAGACATACGGCCGACGGGGAGGCCCACAAACTTCCGCTACCCACACCGCTAAAGAGATTCCTGCTGGACTATCCGTACAAAGTATGA